The Chitinophagales bacterium genome window below encodes:
- a CDS encoding fibronectin type III domain-containing protein: MNRILLLLTCVLALFWQVNAQTSTLYLTTSGGSYATEKWVSITDGPNGTGTVIWAQGNGTYGDGQGLVTDQAFTVTDGTTYYINCYDRYADGWDGTTYEIRSATGGGGILVANNGGVSPNDGTDNDATSSWETPVDELEVSEAFSYTPPSCPDPSALGASNITATSADLGWTAGGSETSWNLAILPTGASAPTAGFGTQSNPFSVTGLTPSTTYDYYVQANCNPANIMITGAYDGPLTGGVPKGVELYVVNNISDLSYYGLGSANNGGGTDGEEFTFPSVAVSAGTFIYVTTDSAGFYDFFGFNADYIDGSMSINGDDAVELFEDGVVIDVFGDINVDGTGTAWEYMDGWAYRNNGESANGGTFDDTNWTYSGINATDGCTTNATCGSVFPTGSFTAPTSDLSAWVGPYSFTTLASCPVPTGLSDSAVTTNSATVYWNAGGSETSWEVEYGTTGFTQGTGTAVVVTDSVASLSGLTANTTYDVYVRAICGTGDTSVWTAVNSFTTLISCPVPTGLSDSAVTTNSATVYWNAGGSETQWQLEGGPSGFTLGTGQDTIVNDSTFILTGLPANTSFDIYVRAICGAGDTSVWTALHSFTTLCNAITTIPWVEDFESVSATTTFVAGRMPDCWTSENKAGVMSDASTYVFSTSPTNALVIQYNTSATIGAWAVTPGFELVAGTSYRFSFDYRNYNTTAFDSMRIGLSTSNDVMSMNIIGTPVYNITNTSFVEYYVDFTVPSNGTYYLGINVWEPTYSPWYLSIDDVTLDLSPSCFVPTALADSAVTSSTAEVYWSAGGSETSWQVEYGTTGFTQGTGTAVVVTDSVASLSGLTANTTYDVYVRAICGTGDSSVWTTVNNFATLCNPYTVPYEEGFETSYTNQTAVGGCLSQESLAGTDIWTANSSLTSYNRTPRTGSFNAYLKYSNTDWIFIPIDLVGGTSYDAEVYARQDGSTTTNADITISYGVSASDADMVNTIVAATGIGNTYQQIKGTFVPATTGTYYIGIKGRINGSPWYISLDDISVKLTPACLAPTALSDSAVTSSTAEVYWSAGGSETSWQVEYGTTGFTQGTGTAVVVTDSVVSLSGLTANTTYDVYVRSICGSDSSTWTSAHSFTTLCGAYLAPFTENFDTLPLTSPYTALPSCWETQTGPDYWDVTNDATNDAQYLPNIGDHTTGSANYMWIDASSDILGNEMVTPEIDMSALTTPYAGFWFASNNTQTSNVVNHTIALDVWDGTAWVNITTLSGNFTNWVEVAGVVPSGIPTVTKFRIYAIADGAHNSGYYYYNDLGVDDFFVIEKPSCATPSSLASSAVTANSATLSWTAQNGETLWLAEYGAPGFTLGTGTSVLLDSNPYTLTGLTTETDYEVYIRALCDTTLGSEDSSAWSLASTSFTTLASCPVPTAVSDSALTLTSADVYWVAGGSETSWQVEYGTTGFTQGTGTSVLVTDSVAPLTGLTANTTYDVYVRAICGTGDTSVWTAVHSFYTGYCIPSPTSTDGNGLVNVTMGTINNTTTTPEDYADYTSMIVDAPQSTILNISITVEYGYGIWAWIDWNDDFDFDDADEFQFLGETTTNVPLASSISVPATASLGNHLIRIGGSDFNHGSGSSHDPCYTGTWGTFEDYTINVTPPPSCLVPTSLSDSAVTTNTADVYWVAGGSETSWQVEYGTTGFTQGTGTTVVVTDSVAPLTGLTANTTYDVYVRAICGTGDTSVWTTVNTFTTLCAYVSTFPACESFVTAGGIPNCWSTYGSENWIVAGTWPDYGAAGQDNSGALGVDGSTPNGNNATLQSGYYDLSSNTWATFPMLSFDIFSNNTNNAGDNALVTIEITNDFGSTWNTLTTYQADGGWVTVEQSLSAYQNDVISLRFVVDFTAMALDQFYNDILLENVCVYEAPSCLAPTALADSAMTANSTSIYWTAGATETEWEVEYGNAGFTQGTGTAVVVTDSVAPLSGLSASTDYDVYVRAICGTGDSSTWVLYSFTTPCLSYMAPFTENFDTLALVTPFTDLPSCWEPQVGPDFWDVTNDVINTGHTYLPDMGDHTTGSTNYMWIDASSDILGNEMVTPYIDMSTLTTPYAGFWFASNNTQTSNVVNHTIALDAWNGSAWVNVKTMIGNFPTWVEVADTLPAGIPTVTKFRIYAIADGAHNASYYYFNDLGVDDFFVIEKPSCLTPTALGDSAITDSSASIYWTAGDSETQWQVEYGESGFVQGTGTFILVNSGADTTLLGLTNNTSYDVYVRGICAVGDSSAWVGPNSFTTLCGVETPYYFQPFDAFLPDACWNEADAGSIAAGPSSIGTSPWTGGTALSSNTARINIYGTGRRDWLLSPQFDLSLGGYEVLTDVAVTNWNNAVADQMGADDTVFLAYTEDGVLWNVLDTWTVEDTIPNVLTNYSSLIPSTGNMVQFGIFANSGTVTGQDYDFHVDNFIIRVAASCTDPSAVLDSAVTSNSADVYWTAGGTETQWQVEYGVSGFALGTGTQVLVNTNPYTTLTGLMSGTDYDVYVRAICGTADTSYWTTAHAVSTTPDYCGGDIFTDTGGDAADYGNNESETWTICPDNVGDVVYVNFTEFSSENSVTGCFDGLTIYDGNSTAATVISPASLGAGTGNGIWCWDRDDATPSGTGDLQGRTLYSTDASGCLTFVFTSDGTITREGWQAGVTCGPAPTCSAPYAFNLDFSGISTASVSWSDTSGTDWIVEYGLAGFTHGTGTVLTVSDTFTNLSGLSPSTDYEVYVRSYCGVGDSSFWVGPVYFTTDCAPISVLPACQDFIGLTGLPNCWSTYGSENWIIAGTWPDYGAAAADNSGIGVDGSTPNGSDATLQTPYYDMNTYTGTNVPQLSFELFSNNTNNPGDNALVTVEITNDFGTTWTPILTSQSDGGWRDLFFVLDSYSSDTVAFRFIVDFTVMTLDQFYNDIVINNVCVNEAPDCIQPSNFVTSNVEGTSITVSWTDYSGAAGFMVEYGETGFTPGTGTMLNTTDTFVNLTGTTALTTYDIYVQADCTTDTSTIGSFTFSTGTDCDAATVNAQSVNDCVNNEYNIELNVSDLGDAATLFVTDGTDTLTTITSTGVTSVGPFAGGVATTIYILHDVDTLCDLSGTFINAPCNDDLCDAQPIVVNGDTVYGSNIGATAQVGEPVGACWLSTSDTATVWYSFVAPNNGTVTVSTDMATGTLDDTQIAVYQLAGNDCSEMDSLTALECDEDGGVIVDYNSVVDLTGLTPGETYYVQVDGYGFANGTFGIVITTDCEIPTNPVLVSATETSIDLGWDENGAATSWVVEYGAPGFAPGTGTTVVASSNPYTLSGLTEGDEIQFTVRAICTSTDTSLSSVLSDTLSTLVICNDPTMVAVNVISSDSAEVSWTDASGAGSFEVEYGVAGFIQGFGTVVTATSSPVILSGLDGSTDYDFYVRAVCDAVNGDYSNWVSGGSFSTPVSCPAPYDLVISDITDSSVTVAWSDTSGATNWQVEYGAPGFTPGSGTFINATTNPVTVNGLSEGTQYQFYVTSICGANDISLISDVSNTVTTLSVGIISVNDKETVEVYAHKNVVYMKFDNVKVETADVQIFDVMGKEIVHQVVDAVGTQSLQVNNVATGIYVVKLEVDEVTNTIKVFLTNK, encoded by the coding sequence ATGAATAGAATATTACTATTACTTACATGCGTTTTAGCGTTGTTTTGGCAGGTTAATGCACAAACTTCAACTCTATATTTAACAACTTCTGGTGGTTCTTATGCAACCGAAAAGTGGGTTAGTATTACAGATGGTCCTAATGGGACTGGAACTGTAATATGGGCTCAAGGAAATGGCACTTATGGAGATGGGCAAGGTTTGGTTACAGACCAAGCTTTTACTGTTACAGACGGTACCACATACTATATTAACTGTTACGATAGATATGCCGATGGTTGGGATGGTACTACTTATGAAATTAGAAGTGCTACTGGAGGGGGAGGTATTTTGGTAGCTAACAATGGTGGTGTAAGTCCAAATGATGGTACAGATAATGATGCTACAAGTTCTTGGGAAACTCCGGTAGATGAATTAGAAGTGTCTGAAGCATTTTCATACACTCCGCCATCTTGCCCAGATCCTTCTGCATTAGGTGCATCTAATATTACAGCTACAAGTGCAGATTTAGGATGGACAGCAGGAGGAAGCGAAACGTCTTGGAACTTAGCGATATTGCCTACAGGAGCATCTGCTCCAACTGCTGGATTTGGTACACAATCAAATCCTTTTTCAGTTACAGGATTAACACCTTCTACTACTTATGATTATTATGTACAGGCAAATTGTAATCCTGCAAATATAATGATAACGGGTGCGTATGACGGACCTTTAACTGGGGGAGTACCTAAAGGAGTAGAGTTGTATGTAGTAAATAATATAAGTGATTTAAGTTATTATGGATTAGGTTCTGCTAATAATGGAGGCGGAACTGACGGAGAAGAGTTTACGTTCCCTAGTGTTGCCGTTTCAGCAGGTACATTTATTTATGTTACAACTGATTCTGCCGGGTTTTATGATTTCTTTGGTTTTAATGCAGATTATATAGATGGTTCTATGAGTATTAATGGTGACGATGCCGTTGAACTTTTTGAAGATGGTGTTGTGATTGACGTGTTTGGAGATATAAACGTAGATGGTACAGGAACTGCTTGGGAATATATGGATGGCTGGGCTTATAGAAATAATGGGGAATCTGCTAATGGAGGCACTTTTGATGATACTAATTGGACTTATAGTGGTATAAATGCTACTGACGGCTGTACTACTAATGCTACTTGTGGCAGCGTTTTCCCTACAGGTTCATTTACCGCACCTACTTCAGATTTATCTGCTTGGGTAGGTCCTTATAGTTTTACAACATTAGCTTCTTGCCCAGTACCAACAGGCTTATCAGACTCGGCAGTAACTACAAATTCTGCAACAGTATATTGGAATGCAGGAGGAAGTGAAACATCATGGGAAGTTGAATATGGTACAACAGGCTTTACACAAGGAACAGGCACAGCAGTAGTAGTAACAGATTCAGTAGCATCATTAAGTGGCTTAACAGCAAATACTACTTATGACGTATATGTAAGAGCAATATGCGGAACAGGCGATACAAGTGTATGGACAGCAGTAAATAGTTTTACTACTTTAATTTCATGCCCTGTACCAACAGGCTTGTCAGACTCGGCAGTAACTACAAATTCTGCAACAGTATATTGGAATGCAGGAGGAAGTGAAACACAATGGCAATTAGAAGGCGGTCCTTCAGGGTTTACTTTAGGGACCGGACAAGATACTATTGTAAACGATAGTACATTTATATTAACAGGGTTACCTGCCAATACAAGTTTTGATATATATGTAAGAGCGATATGTGGAGCAGGCGATACAAGTGTATGGACAGCATTACATAGTTTTACAACATTGTGTAATGCCATAACGACAATACCGTGGGTAGAAGATTTTGAGTCTGTATCAGCTACTACTACATTTGTGGCAGGAAGAATGCCTGATTGTTGGACAAGTGAAAATAAAGCAGGAGTGATGTCAGATGCATCTACTTATGTTTTTTCAACTAGCCCAACTAATGCATTAGTTATACAGTATAATACGTCCGCTACAATAGGAGCATGGGCTGTTACACCTGGATTTGAATTAGTAGCAGGCACGTCATATAGATTTTCGTTTGATTATAGAAATTATAATACAACAGCTTTTGATTCAATGAGAATTGGATTAAGTACAAGTAATGATGTTATGAGTATGAATATTATAGGGACACCTGTTTACAATATTACTAATACAAGTTTTGTTGAATACTATGTAGATTTCACAGTTCCAAGTAATGGGACATATTACTTAGGAATTAATGTATGGGAACCGACATATTCTCCGTGGTATTTAAGTATAGATGATGTAACTTTAGATTTAAGTCCATCGTGTTTTGTACCAACAGCCTTAGCCGATTCAGCAGTAACATCAAGTACAGCAGAAGTATATTGGAGTGCAGGAGGAAGCGAAACTTCATGGCAAGTAGAATATGGTACAACAGGCTTTACGCAAGGAACAGGCACAGCAGTAGTAGTTACAGATTCAGTAGCATCATTAAGTGGCTTAACAGCTAACACTACTTATGACGTATATGTAAGAGCAATATGCGGAACAGGAGATTCAAGTGTATGGACAACAGTAAATAATTTTGCAACGTTGTGTAACCCTTATACCGTACCTTATGAGGAAGGATTTGAAACATCATATACAAATCAAACGGCTGTAGGTGGTTGTTTATCTCAAGAATCTTTAGCAGGAACTGATATATGGACAGCAAATAGTAGTTTAACTTCATATAATAGAACACCGAGAACAGGTTCATTCAATGCGTATTTAAAATATTCCAATACCGATTGGATATTTATACCTATTGATTTAGTAGGAGGGACATCTTATGATGCGGAAGTGTATGCAAGACAAGATGGTAGTACAACTACGAATGCTGACATAACAATAAGTTATGGCGTTTCAGCATCTGATGCAGATATGGTAAATACAATAGTAGCCGCTACAGGGATAGGGAATACATACCAACAAATAAAAGGTACTTTTGTGCCAGCGACAACAGGAACATATTATATAGGAATAAAAGGTAGAATCAATGGTTCTCCATGGTATATTTCTTTAGATGATATAAGTGTGAAACTTACTCCTGCATGTTTAGCCCCTACTGCATTATCAGATTCAGCAGTAACATCAAGTACAGCAGAAGTATATTGGAGTGCAGGTGGAAGTGAAACATCATGGCAAGTAGAATATGGCACAACAGGCTTTACACAAGGAACAGGCACAGCAGTAGTAGTAACAGATTCAGTAGTATCATTAAGTGGCTTAACAGCTAATACTACTTATGATGTATATGTGAGATCAATATGTGGTTCTGATAGTAGTACTTGGACTTCGGCACATAGTTTTACAACATTATGTGGTGCATATTTAGCACCATTTACAGAAAATTTTGATACTTTACCATTAACCTCGCCTTATACAGCATTACCGTCTTGTTGGGAAACACAAACAGGTCCTGATTATTGGGATGTAACAAATGACGCAACAAATGATGCACAATATTTGCCTAATATAGGAGACCATACTACAGGTAGTGCAAACTATATGTGGATAGATGCATCTTCTGATATATTAGGAAACGAAATGGTAACACCTGAAATAGACATGAGTGCTTTAACTACACCTTATGCAGGATTTTGGTTTGCTTCAAATAATACACAAACAAGTAATGTAGTTAACCATACTATTGCTTTAGATGTTTGGGATGGCACGGCATGGGTTAACATAACTACTTTAAGTGGAAACTTTACCAATTGGGTAGAAGTGGCAGGGGTAGTTCCTTCAGGTATTCCTACAGTTACTAAATTTAGAATATATGCAATAGCAGATGGTGCACACAATTCAGGTTATTATTACTATAACGATTTAGGTGTAGATGATTTCTTTGTAATAGAGAAACCTTCATGTGCTACACCTAGTTCTTTAGCAAGTTCAGCAGTTACAGCTAATAGTGCTACTCTTTCTTGGACAGCTCAAAACGGAGAAACCTTATGGCTTGCAGAATATGGAGCACCTGGGTTTACGTTGGGGACAGGTACTTCTGTACTTTTAGATTCTAATCCTTATACATTAACAGGATTAACTACTGAAACAGATTATGAAGTTTATATAAGAGCTTTATGTGATACTACATTAGGTTCTGAAGATTCAAGTGCTTGGTCGCTTGCATCTACATCATTTACTACTTTAGCATCTTGCCCTGTACCTACTGCGGTTTCTGACTCTGCGTTAACACTTACTAGTGCAGATGTATATTGGGTAGCAGGCGGAAGTGAAACATCATGGCAAGTAGAATATGGAACAACAGGCTTTACACAAGGAACTGGAACATCAGTATTAGTAACTGATTCTGTAGCACCATTAACAGGCTTAACAGCAAATACTACTTATGACGTATATGTAAGAGCAATATGCGGAACAGGCGATACAAGTGTATGGACAGCAGTGCATAGCTTCTATACGGGATATTGTATTCCTTCTCCAACAAGTACAGACGGTAATGGTCTTGTTAATGTAACAATGGGGACGATAAATAATACAACAACTACACCTGAAGATTATGCAGATTATACATCTATGATAGTAGATGCACCACAATCAACAATATTAAATATTTCTATTACTGTAGAATACGGATATGGTATATGGGCATGGATTGATTGGAATGATGACTTTGATTTTGATGATGCCGATGAGTTCCAATTTTTAGGTGAAACTACTACAAATGTGCCTTTAGCATCTTCTATTTCAGTACCAGCTACTGCATCTTTAGGAAATCATTTAATTAGAATAGGGGGGTCAGACTTTAATCATGGTTCTGGGAGTTCTCACGACCCATGTTATACTGGTACTTGGGGTACGTTTGAAGATTATACAATAAATGTAACACCTCCACCGTCATGTTTAGTACCTACATCTTTATCAGATTCAGCAGTAACAACAAATACAGCAGATGTATATTGGGTAGCAGGTGGAAGTGAAACATCATGGCAAGTAGAATATGGCACAACAGGCTTTACACAAGGAACAGGAACAACAGTAGTAGTAACAGACTCAGTAGCACCATTAACAGGCTTAACAGCAAATACTACTTATGACGTATATGTAAGAGCAATATGCGGAACAGGCGATACAAGTGTGTGGACTACCGTTAATACATTTACAACCTTGTGTGCTTATGTATCTACTTTCCCGGCTTGCGAATCTTTTGTAACTGCCGGTGGTATTCCTAATTGCTGGTCAACTTATGGTTCTGAAAACTGGATAGTAGCTGGAACTTGGCCAGATTACGGTGCAGCAGGACAAGATAACTCAGGTGCATTAGGTGTTGATGGTTCTACACCTAATGGTAATAATGCTACTTTACAGTCTGGTTATTATGATTTATCTTCAAATACTTGGGCTACATTCCCAATGTTAAGTTTTGATATTTTTAGTAATAACACTAATAATGCTGGGGATAATGCCTTAGTAACTATTGAGATTACTAACGATTTTGGTTCTACTTGGAATACGCTAACAACTTATCAAGCAGATGGAGGATGGGTAACTGTTGAACAAAGTTTAAGTGCTTACCAAAATGATGTAATTTCTTTAAGATTTGTTGTTGATTTTACAGCAATGGCATTAGACCAATTTTATAACGATATCTTACTTGAAAATGTTTGTGTATATGAAGCACCTTCTTGTTTAGCACCTACAGCACTTGCCGATTCAGCTATGACAGCAAATAGTACATCTATTTATTGGACAGCAGGAGCTACTGAAACTGAGTGGGAAGTAGAATACGGTAATGCTGGATTTACACAAGGAACAGGCACAGCAGTAGTAGTAACTGATTCTGTAGCACCATTAAGTGGGTTGTCTGCAAGTACAGATTATGACGTTTATGTGAGAGCTATTTGTGGAACAGGAGATTCAAGTACTTGGGTATTATACTCATTTACTACTCCTTGTTTATCTTACATGGCTCCATTTACAGAAAATTTTGATACTTTAGCTTTAGTAACTCCGTTCACAGATTTACCATCTTGTTGGGAGCCTCAAGTAGGACCAGATTTTTGGGATGTAACTAATGATGTTATAAATACAGGACATACATATTTGCCTGATATGGGAGACCATACTACAGGAAGTACAAACTATATGTGGATAGATGCATCTTCTGATATATTAGGAAATGAAATGGTAACTCCTTATATAGATATGAGTACTCTAACTACTCCTTATGCAGGATTTTGGTTTGCTTCCAATAATACACAAACAAGTAATGTGGTTAACCATACAATAGCTTTAGATGCATGGAATGGTTCAGCATGGGTTAATGTTAAAACTATGATAGGTAATTTCCCTACATGGGTAGAAGTGGCAGACACTTTACCGGCAGGAATACCTACAGTTACTAAATTTAGAATATACGCTATAGCAGACGGTGCACATAATGCAAGTTATTATTACTTTAACGATTTAGGTGTAGATGATTTCTTTGTAATAGAAAAACCTTCATGTTTAACGCCTACAGCCCTTGGTGATTCTGCAATTACAGATTCTAGTGCTTCAATTTATTGGACAGCAGGCGATAGCGAAACGCAATGGCAAGTAGAATATGGAGAAAGTGGTTTTGTACAAGGTACAGGAACATTTATACTAGTAAATTCAGGTGCAGATACTACACTTTTAGGTTTAACTAATAACACAAGTTATGATGTGTATGTAAGAGGAATATGTGCGGTAGGAGATTCAAGTGCATGGGTAGGACCTAACAGTTTTACAACATTATGTGGAGTAGAAACACCTTATTACTTCCAACCATTTGATGCGTTTTTACCAGATGCTTGTTGGAATGAAGCTGATGCAGGAAGCATAGCAGCAGGACCTTCAAGTATAGGAACTAGCCCTTGGACAGGTGGTACAGCTTTATCAAGTAATACTGCAAGAATTAATATATATGGTACAGGCAGAAGAGATTGGTTGCTTTCTCCTCAGTTTGATTTAAGTTTAGGTGGCTACGAAGTTCTTACTGATGTGGCTGTTACTAACTGGAATAATGCCGTTGCAGATCAAATGGGAGCAGATGATACAGTATTCTTAGCTTATACAGAAGATGGCGTTCTTTGGAATGTGTTAGATACTTGGACAGTAGAAGATACTATTCCAAATGTGTTAACAAATTATTCATCGTTAATTCCTTCTACAGGAAATATGGTTCAATTTGGAATATTTGCTAATTCAGGTACTGTAACAGGTCAAGATTACGATTTCCACGTAGATAATTTCATTATTAGAGTAGCCGCTTCATGTACAGATCCTTCAGCTGTTTTAGATTCAGCCGTTACATCTAATAGTGCAGATGTATATTGGACAGCAGGTGGTACAGAAACACAATGGCAAGTAGAATATGGCGTATCTGGTTTTGCTTTAGGTACAGGAACGCAAGTATTGGTTAATACAAATCCTTATACTACTTTAACAGGTTTAATGTCTGGTACAGACTATGATGTGTATGTGAGAGCTATATGTGGAACAGCCGATACAAGTTATTGGACTACAGCTCATGCTGTATCTACAACTCCTGATTATTGTGGTGGAGACATCTTTACAGATACAGGCGGAGATGCAGCTGATTATGGAAATAATGAAAGTGAAACATGGACTATATGCCCAGATAACGTGGGAGATGTAGTGTATGTTAACTTTACTGAGTTCTCTTCTGAAAATAGTGTTACGGGTTGTTTTGATGGGTTAACAATTTATGATGGTAACTCTACAGCAGCCACTGTAATTTCTCCTGCTTCATTAGGAGCAGGTACAGGAAATGGTATTTGGTGTTGGGATAGAGATGATGCTACACCTTCAGGAACTGGAGATTTACAAGGTAGAACATTATATTCTACAGATGCTTCTGGATGTTTAACATTTGTATTTACATCAGACGGTACTATTACTCGCGAAGGATGGCAAGCTGGAGTAACATGTGGACCAGCTCCTACATGTTCTGCTCCTTATGCATTTAACCTTGATTTTTCAGGTATAAGTACTGCTTCTGTATCATGGTCAGATACATCTGGTACTGATTGGATAGTAGAATATGGCTTAGCAGGATTTACACACGGTACAGGAACTGTACTAACAGTAAGTGATACTTTTACAAACTTATCAGGTTTATCGCCAAGTACAGATTATGAAGTTTATGTTCGTTCATATTGTGGAGTAGGAGATTCAAGTTTCTGGGTAGGTCCGGTATATTTCACTACAGATTGTGCTCCTATATCTGTACTACCAGCTTGTCAAGATTTTATAGGATTGACAGGGTTGCCAAATTGTTGGTCAACTTATGGTAGTGAAAATTGGATAATAGCAGGTACATGGCCAGATTATGGTGCAGCAGCAGCAGATAATTCAGGTATTGGAGTAGATGGTTCTACGCCTAATGGATCTGATGCTACTTTGCAAACACCATATTATGATATGAATACTTATACAGGTACTAATGTTCCTCAGTTATCATTTGAATTATTTAGTAACAATACGAATAATCCTGGAGATAATGCATTAGTAACAGTTGAAATAACAAATGACTTTGGTACTACATGGACACCAATTTTAACAAGTCAGTCAGACGGAGGGTGGAGAGATTTATTCTTCGTATTAGACAGTTATTCAAGTGATACAGTTGCATTTAGATTTATAGTAGATTTTACAGTAATGACATTAGATCAATTTTATAATGATATTGTAATTAATAATGTTTGTGTAAACGAAGCACCTGATTGTATTCAACCTAGTAATTTTGTAACTTCAAATGTAGAAGGAACATCTATAACTGTAAGTTGGACTGATTATAGTGGTGCTGCTGGATTTATGGTAGAATATGGGGAAACCGGCTTTACACCAGGTACTGGAACTATGCTAAATACTACAGATACTTTTGTAAACTTAACAGGTACTACAGCCTTAACTACCTATGATATTTATGTTCAAGCTGACTGTACTACAGATACAAGTACAATAGGTAGTTTTACATTTAGCACAGGTACAGATTGTGATGCAGCTACAGTTAATGCTCAGTCAGTTAACGATTGTGTAAACAATGAATATAACATTGAATTAAACGTTTCTGATTTAGGTGATGCAGCTACATTGTTTGTAACTGACGGAACTGATACTTTAACTACTATTACTTCAACGGGTGTTACTTCAGTAGGTCCTTTTGCGGGTGGTGTAGCTACTACTATATACATTTTACACGATGTTGACACTTTATGTGATTTATCGGGAACATTTATTAATGCTCCTTGTAATGATGATTTATGTGATGCTCAACCAATTGTTGTAAATGGAGATACTGTTTATGGTTCAAATATTGGTGCAACAGCACAAGTAGGTGAGCCGGTAGGCGCATGTTGGTTATCTACATCAGATACAGCTACCGTTTGGTATTCATTTGTAGCTCCTAATAATGGCACAGTTACTGTTTCTACAGATATGGCTACAGGAACTTTAGATGACACACAAATAGCAGTTTATCAATTAGCAGGTAATGATTGTTCAGAAATGGATAGTTTAACAGCTCTTGAATGTGATGAAGATGGTGGTGTTATAGTAGATTACAATTCAGTTGTAGATTTAACTGGGTTAACTCCTGGAGAAACATATTATGTTCAAGTAGATGGATATGGATTCGCAAATGGAACATTTGGTATTGTAATTACTACAGACTGCGAGATACCTACTAATCCGGTATTAGTTTCTGCTACGGAAACATCAATAGACTTAGGTTGGGATGAAAACGGAGCAGCTACATCTTGGGTAGTTGAATATGGTGCTCCTGGATTTGCTCCTGGAACAGGAACTACTGTAGTTGCTTCTTCAAATCCTTATACTTTAAGTGGATTAACAGAAGGAGATGAAATTCAGTTTACGGTTAGAGCTATATGTACCTCTACAGATACAAGCTTATCTTCAGTATTGTCAGATACGTTATCTACATTAGTTATCTGTAACGACCCTACAATGGTTGCTGTAAATGTAATTTCAAGCGATAGTGCTGAAGTTTCTTGGACAGATGCTTCGGGTGCTGGTAGTTTTGAAGTAGAATATGGAGTAGCCGGATTTATACAAGGTTTTGGAACGGTAGTTACTGCTACTTCAAGCCCTGTTATATTAAGTGGCTTAGATGGTTCTACAGATTACGATTTCTATGTGCGTGCAGTATGTGATGCCGTAAATGGCGACTACAGTAACTGGGTAAGCGGTGGAAGTTTCTCAACTCCGGTTTCTTGTCCTGCACCTTATGACTTAGTGATTTCTGATATTACTGATTCTTCAGTTACAGTAGCTTGGTCTGATACAAGCGGTGCTACAAACTGGCAAGTAGAGTACGGAGCTCCTGGATTTACACCGGGTTCTGGTACATTTATCAATGCAACTACAAACCCTGTAACTGTGAATGGATTAAGCGAAGGAACGCAATACCAATTCTACGTTACTTCAATTTGTGGAGCTAATGATATTAGTTTGATAAGCGATGTTTCTAATACCGTTACTACTTTATCTGTAGGTATTATATCTGTAAATGATAAAGAAACAGTAGAAGTATATGCTCATAAAAATGTAGTGTACATGAAGTTTGATAACGTAAAAGTAGAAACTGCTGATGTACAAATATTTGATGTTATGGGTAAAGAAATTGTACATCAAGTTGTAGATGCCGTAGGTACTCAATCTCTTCAAGTTAATAATGTAGCTACAGGAATTTATGTAGTAAAATTAGAAGTTGATGAAGTAACTAATACTATAAAAGTATTCTTAACGAATAAATAG